DNA sequence from the Vibrio sp. BS-M-Sm-2 genome:
ACCCTATCGGTGGTCTTGTACAAGTACCATGCATCGAACGTAACGCAATGGGTGCAATGAAAGCGATCAATGCATCACGCATGGCACTGAAACGTACCAGCAAGTGTCTTATCTCGTTAGACAAAGTTATCGAAACCATGTATCAAACAGGTAAAGACATGAACAAGAAGTACCGTGAAACTTCTCTAGGAGGCCTAGCCGTGATCCACATGGCACCACCGTGTGAATAACAGACAAGAACACGATTGGAGAAAGCCTCTATAGAGACGGCATTCTTGTAAACTTAGGTTTCAATATCTCAACAAAGCCAGCCACTAAGCTGGCTTTTTTATTGGCTAAAGCCCAGCAGCCAATTGAAAGTACTACTCACTCAAAACACTTTACCAGATAGATGCCTCTAACTTTCCCTTTATTAGTTCATTACTTAGCCGCAAATGATGGCGGCTAAATTTCAAACCGCTATGCATCCACTAGCAAAATCTAACGTTGCAAATTTCATTCATGAGAAATATGAATGCACTCATAAGAAAAGATATATCGAGTAAAGTTCGGTTTGGGATAGATGTTTCAGTTTATGTATTACTACCAATGATATTATAATTGGGTAATTACACTACATATTAATACAAATGTGAGAATAAAATAATGTGGAATAGATTAAACAAATCAATGATGTTCTGCCAAATGATGTTCGGACTTTCGTTCTATGGCGTCATGGTGATCTTGACTCGTTTCTTCCTTGAAGATCTGAACTACAATGAAGCCGACACCATGATGGTTGTTGGTGCTTTCTCTGCAATCGGACCGCTATTTGCTATCGCAGGTGGCTTTATCGCCGACAAATTCTTAGGTGCTTATCGTTCTTTAACCATCGCTTTTCTGGGATTCGCGAGTGGTTACGTTTTACTAGTACTAGGCGCTGCAGCAACCAATGTGCCTATGGCATTGTGTGGTATTGCGTTAGCAAGTTATGCACGTGGTTTGATGTCCCCTTCTTACCCAAGTCTTTACAAACGCACGTTCAAAACTCAAGAAGACTTTGAGAACTGCTACCCAATCAACTACTCAGTAAACAATATTGGTGCTCTGCTAGGTCAATACTTATTCCCAATGCTAGTGCTTGTTGTTGGTTTCCACGGTGGTTTCCTTCTTTCTGCTGTTCTAGCGGGTGCGGCGCTTCTGATGATGATCTTTGTTCGCAAAGGCCTTGTTGAAGCAAGTGCAGAAATCGATCAACAACCAGTAAGTACGAAAAACTGGGCAGCCTTCCTTGGTCTTTCTGCCGCTATGATTGGCTTGGTATTCTTCATGTTCTCTAACATGGATATTGGCCAAAACATCGTATACGCAATTGGCGGTGCAGCGATCATCTATTTTGTTTCTTTGATGATGAAATCGAAGAAATCAGACATGCTTAAAATGGGCACAATCTTAATCATCACCTTCCTGACGACATGTTTCTTCGTGTACTACGGCCAGATGATGACATCGATGACAATGGTAGCGATCAACACAATGCGTGGTGACCTATTTGGCTTCATCCCTGTTGCTCCAGAAGCTTCAATGGCAATGAACCCACTGTGGTGTATGGTTGCAGGCCCAATCATTGCGGGTATCTTCTCTAACCTAGAAAAGAAAAACATTAACTTCTCTACTGCAACCAAAGTAGGTTTCTCGTTCATCCTTACGGCTATCGCTTTCGGTATCCTTACGATGGCAGTAACCACAGTTGGTGATGATGTTCTGATCCGCCCAG
Encoded proteins:
- a CDS encoding peptide MFS transporter, producing MWNRLNKSMMFCQMMFGLSFYGVMVILTRFFLEDLNYNEADTMMVVGAFSAIGPLFAIAGGFIADKFLGAYRSLTIAFLGFASGYVLLVLGAAATNVPMALCGIALASYARGLMSPSYPSLYKRTFKTQEDFENCYPINYSVNNIGALLGQYLFPMLVLVVGFHGGFLLSAVLAGAALLMMIFVRKGLVEASAEIDQQPVSTKNWAAFLGLSAAMIGLVFFMFSNMDIGQNIVYAIGGAAIIYFVSLMMKSKKSDMLKMGTILIITFLTTCFFVYYGQMMTSMTMVAINTMRGDLFGFIPVAPEASMAMNPLWCMVAGPIIAGIFSNLEKKNINFSTATKVGFSFILTAIAFGILTMAVTTVGDDVLIRPEVFLAIHFFLAFGEVIVGSMVVAFILSVAPKHIENFSVSLFSVAIALSGIVGAVFSTSIALEKGQEITQEIVQTVYGDYFQMLTVLAVVMVGIAMAASFIIRKMLEAAKAADETIELEQANS